One Phoenix dactylifera cultivar Barhee BC4 chromosome 8, palm_55x_up_171113_PBpolish2nd_filt_p, whole genome shotgun sequence genomic window carries:
- the LOC120111470 gene encoding collagen alpha-1(I) chain-like, with product MTPWVPDFEPGEEAVQTATVWLRLPRLPPEYWSTSTISHIAARVGRPVAVDSVTEQRQAMGFARVKVVVDTTKPLLPRVLIQGKTKVRWQPFVFESVSALCSRCGRMGHQARTCRFPATPCATGASGSSPVEANQGGGPAQPSSGGGEEAQGPIYGPWMVASRQRPHRETLPPRPGKMSEPHSGPGSSSTRPPPPVARPTTPVSPADTDGWQKPAKVARRRSPLADGGVGLPAISFGPFQADSDDLLAESGDPGPSLCLGEGLSRADPASSRAVAARVQTQKRPRPLAGLGPAGEARQGAQLALTVVGRGQQHGPAQRTRAHRAGRRGRGRGPVGAAQDGGRELGAAGAVGAPRAIGASRPRDAPGAEAAPGAAVAGAQVPLGPRDVTRGQQAARSAVEPRVVGLPAQPAVASLGQAVAGPKAQPASGPGSCAVPAVQGLGEESAGPFRYSPPSRGEHGGHAPLSEVQPWDVQGGTGPDGVFRFGPLPLVAGEQGEASSSGSRARDHLRPFPEGCQAAPPRPGEGTDHMTTVQRIRAAVMQSTSDEQGMGPGIVPEAGPAYQGEDGSEADYVDCDP from the coding sequence ATGACCCCATGGGTTCCAGACTTCGAACCAGGGGAGGAGGCTGTGCAGACGGCCACCGTGTGGCTCCGCTTGCCCCGTCTGCCGCCGGAATACTGGTCTACGTCGACCATATCCCATATAGCCGCTCGGGTGGGCCGGCCGGTCGCCGTGGACAGCGTCACAGAGCAACGTCAGGCGATGGGATTCGCCCGGGTGAAGGTGGTGGTCGACACTACCAAGCCTCTGCTACCTAGAGTGCTGATCCAGGGGAAGACGAAAGTGCGATGGCAGCCTTTCGTCTTCGAAAGTGTCTCGGCCCTGTGCTCCCGGTGCGGGCGAATGGGTCACCAGGCAAGGACTTGCCGCTTCCCGGCGACCCCCTGCGCTACTGGGGCTTCGGGTTCGTCCCCGGTGGAGGCAAACCAGGGGGGTGGGCCTGCTCAACCGTCTTCGGGCGGTGGGGAGGAGGCGCAGGGACCGATCTATGGTCCCTGGATGGTGGCGTCACGGCAGAGACCCCATCGGGAGACCCTGCCGCCGCGGCCGGGGAAGATGAGCGAGCCGCACTCGGGGCCCGGTTCGTCTTCGACTCGGCCGCcgcccccggtggctcgcccaACTACGCCAGTGTCCCCGGCGGACACCGACGGCTGGCAAAAGCCAGCGAAGGTGGCACGTCGCCGGTCTCCGCTCGCCGATGGGGGGGTTGGGCTCCCGGCGATCTCCTTCGGCCCCTTCCAAGCTGACTCGGACGATCTCTTGGCCGAGTCGGGGGACCCGGGGCCGAGTCTGTGTCTCGGCGAAGGCCTGAGTCGGGCCGATCCGGCGTCCAGCCGGGCGGTTGCGGCCCGAGTCCAAACCCAGAAGCGGCCGAGGCCGCTGGCGGGCCTTGGCCCAGCTGGGGAAGCTCGGCAGGGGGCCCAACTGGCCCTTACCGTTGTGGGCCGGGGCCAACAGCACGGGCCAGCCCAGCGCACCAGGGCCCATAGGGCCGGGCGCCGGGGCCGGGGCCGTGGGCCGGTGGGGGCGGCCCAGGATGGGGGCCGTGAGCTCGGCGCGGCTGGCGCCGTTGGCGCGCCGCGTGCCATCGGCGCGTCCAGACCCAGGGACGCACCGGGCGCTGAGGCCGCGCCCGGTGCTGCGGTCGCAGGGGCCCAGGTTCCGCTGGGCCCGCGCGATGTTACGCGCGGCCAGCAGGCCGCGCGGTCTGCTGTGGAGCCGCGGGTGGTGGGCCTTCCGGCCCAGCCCGCGGTTGCATCCTTGGGCCAAGCTGTTGCTGGCCCAAAGGCCCAGCCAGCTTCGGGCCCGGGGAGTTGTGCCGTACCCGCGGTGCAGGGCCTGGGCGAGGAGTCTGCTGGGCCATTTCGGTACAGCCCCCCGTCTCGAGGAGAGCACGGTGGCCATGCCCCCCTGAGTGAGGTACAGCCATGGGATGTGCAGGGTGGTACTGGCCCCGATGGAGTCTTCCGGTTTGGCCCTCTGCCCCTGGTTGCGGGTGAGCAGGGGGAAGCCTCCTCTAGTGGGAGTAGGGCCAGGGATCACCTCAGGCCTTTCCCGGAGGGGTGTCAGGCCGCGCCACCGAGACCAGGAGAGGGTACGGACCACATGACTACTGTGCAGCGTATCAGGGCGGCAGTCATGCAGTCCACTTCTGACGAGCAGGGGATGGGCCCAGGCATCGTACCTGAGGCTGGCCCCGCGTACCAGGGGGAGGATGGGTCTGAGGCCGACTATGTGGACTGTGATCCATGA